A region of Pyxidicoccus parkwaysis DNA encodes the following proteins:
- a CDS encoding LysR family transcriptional regulator: MATFVRVAETRNFTKAARQLRTTSSAVSKSVARLEQRLGVKLLDRTTRRVSLTQEGTLYYQRCVRILTEVSDAEAEVSQSLTKPRGRLRVTVPPIIGLRVLVPQLRRFRERHPEVQLELELDDQLVDLAGGSYDCALRMGEPSDSRLKARRLAPVRYVLCASPDYLRKRGTPRAPAQLAEHDCIHFRFPSTGRLEPWALPVEDSAVHVPRTLVFNHPEAVQLAAMEGMGIAHLPELVVAPALASGQLVAVLREHVGERGAYWLLWPPGRERLPKLRAFIDFVGPLFR, translated from the coding sequence ATGGCCACGTTCGTCCGCGTGGCGGAGACGCGGAACTTCACCAAGGCGGCGCGGCAGCTGCGCACCACGTCCTCGGCGGTGAGCAAGAGCGTGGCGCGGCTGGAGCAGCGGCTCGGCGTGAAGCTGCTCGACAGGACGACGCGCCGGGTGTCACTCACGCAGGAAGGGACGCTCTACTACCAGCGCTGCGTGCGCATCCTCACCGAGGTGAGCGACGCGGAGGCCGAGGTCTCCCAGAGCCTCACGAAGCCCCGGGGCCGGCTGCGCGTGACGGTGCCACCAATTATCGGCCTGCGCGTGCTGGTGCCCCAGCTCCGGCGCTTCCGCGAGCGCCATCCCGAGGTGCAGCTGGAGCTGGAGCTGGACGACCAGCTCGTGGACCTCGCCGGAGGCTCCTACGACTGCGCCCTGCGCATGGGCGAGCCGTCCGACTCGCGCCTCAAGGCCCGGCGGCTCGCGCCCGTCCGCTACGTGCTCTGCGCCTCGCCGGACTACCTCCGCAAGCGCGGCACGCCCCGCGCTCCCGCGCAGCTCGCGGAGCATGACTGCATCCACTTCCGCTTCCCCTCCACCGGCCGCCTGGAGCCGTGGGCGCTCCCGGTGGAGGACTCGGCGGTGCACGTGCCCCGGACGCTCGTCTTCAACCATCCGGAGGCGGTGCAGCTCGCGGCCATGGAGGGCATGGGCATCGCCCACCTCCCCGAGCTCGTCGTGGCCCCCGCGCTCGCGTCAGGACAGCTCGTGGCCGTCCTGCGCGAGCACGTGGGGGAGCGCGGTGCTTACTGGCTCCTGTGGCCGCCCGGACGCGAGCGGCTGCCGAAGCTGCGGGCCTTCATCGACTTCGTCGGCCCGCTGTTCCGCTAA